GCTTCCTCGACGTCAGAACCGCCTACCCGGACTTCACGGTGTATCAGGACAGGGCAGAAAAGATATACTGGGACAGGCCGGACGTTAGGGGGATAGTGAACTCCTTCACGGAGGCCGTGCTCAAGGGCCGGGAGATCCCCATAACTGGAGAGGACGCCAAAAAGAACCTTGCCATAATTCTGGCGGCGTACGAATCCTCCCGGAAGGGAAGAACAGTGAAGCTCAGGCTTTAATCTCAAACTTTTACTTTTGTGTAAATACAACCACTTTCAGTGGTTTTAAACACAAATCTTATATATGTTGTCCACATAAGTTCGTTGAAGTACCTTACTTAAGGTATCGGGTGATGCCCCATGAAGAGGTTGTTTGGACTTTTGTTGGCCGGTATTGTGGTTTTTGCAGTGGTGGCCAGCGGCTGTATCTCCCCAGGAGGGGAGACTAAGGTAACAGTGACGTTTCTGTCAACACAGCTGAATCCGCCCGAAGAGAGGGCCTTCGTTCAGGAGGAACTTTTGAAGGGCTTCACATCGGACACGAACATCGAGGTCAATTTCGTCCCAATCTCCTACACGGACATGGTTACAAGGCTTGAGGGCGAGATGCAAACTGGAAAGGTCACCATCGACGTCATAGGTGACCTTCACGGTGGTATGGATTACATGGCCTCGAAGGGCTGGCTTGAAGATCTGAGCAAGATGCCCAAGCTTGAGGGCAGAACCTTCATCAGCACCTTTGAAAAGTACTCCTACATCCGCGGCCAGAAGGTCTATGTGCCCTGGATGAGCGCCACCTACGTCATGGTCGTCAACAAAGAGGCCTTCAAGTACCTTCCTGCAGGACTTACGGAAGATGACGTTGTAAAGGGCACCGATAAGTGGACGTACGATGCCCTACTCCAATGGGCAAAGAACCTGAAGGAAGCGACCGGCCAGCCGCAGCTTGGCTTCCCGGCAGGGCCGAAGGGACTCTTCGTCAGGTTCCTCCACGGCTACATCTATCCGAGCTACACTGGCTATCAGGCGAAGGAATTCGACAGCCCCGAAGCCGTTGAGATGTGGAACTACCTCAAGGAGCTCTGGCCCTACGTTCACCCATCGAGTACCACGTGGGACGCCATGGCCGATCCGCTCCTGAAGGGGGAGGTTCTTATAGCCTGGGATCACACTGCCAGAATTAAGAACGCTATAGAGACCAAACCGGACCAGTTCGTCGTTGTTCCCGTCCCAAGGGGCCCGAAGGGCAGGGGATTCATAGTCGTCCTGGCGGGCCTTGCCATACCGAAAGGGGCGCCTCACAAAGAGGAGGCGTGGAAGCTCATAGACTACCTGACCCAGCCTGACACCCAGGTCAAGGTTCTTGAGAAGACCGGATTCTTCCCGACCGTGGAGGAGGCGAGCGGAAAGCTGCCCGAGGGACCGCTCAAGATACTCGCCCAGGGAGTCCAGGCGCAGGCCAGCACCCAGGATGCTCTCGTCGTCATGATACCCAACCTCGGCGACAAGGGAGGACAGTTCAAGGAGTACTACAAGCAGGCATTTGAGAGGATAGTCCTTAACAACGAGGATCCGGCAACCGTCACCAAGGAGATCAAACCTGAGCTGATCAAGCTCTTTGAGGACATTGGCGTGCCAGTGCCGTGAGGGATGGCCATGGAACGGCGCTCTCTCGTTCCATATCTTTTAATTTTGCCTGCCTTTGCATACCTGCTGTTTTTTGTCGGTTATCCTCTCATC
This window of the Thermococcus thermotolerans genome carries:
- a CDS encoding ABC transporter substrate-binding protein → MKRLFGLLLAGIVVFAVVASGCISPGGETKVTVTFLSTQLNPPEERAFVQEELLKGFTSDTNIEVNFVPISYTDMVTRLEGEMQTGKVTIDVIGDLHGGMDYMASKGWLEDLSKMPKLEGRTFISTFEKYSYIRGQKVYVPWMSATYVMVVNKEAFKYLPAGLTEDDVVKGTDKWTYDALLQWAKNLKEATGQPQLGFPAGPKGLFVRFLHGYIYPSYTGYQAKEFDSPEAVEMWNYLKELWPYVHPSSTTWDAMADPLLKGEVLIAWDHTARIKNAIETKPDQFVVVPVPRGPKGRGFIVVLAGLAIPKGAPHKEEAWKLIDYLTQPDTQVKVLEKTGFFPTVEEASGKLPEGPLKILAQGVQAQASTQDALVVMIPNLGDKGGQFKEYYKQAFERIVLNNEDPATVTKEIKPELIKLFEDIGVPVP